In one window of Bacillota bacterium DNA:
- a CDS encoding MATE family efflux transporter, giving the protein MDTLRRIQHRLLGRFPALRPGRFGWGAAQLSAASLASRAIGFVYSAAVMRLAGAEAIGLFRLVWPLYATAFTVATAGVPYAMAKLLAERAAQDEGDESPRRIAVQGLVLLILNSLLMAAVMWWTSPWLVARVGAEPRAAPIIRLLAPALPLACLAAGARAMFESTRRMAIPAASLLAEQVALSIAAIGLVVYLSPRTADAAAVASALAGASVLGEAVGLLALALTVDRLWAEWGHRPASRARLRHVPRPGAGWWPRSILELALPVAAGRILSSVGGSLSTLLLPNRLQAAGFTASQAAAQIGLLRGVAFPLVLMPNMLSLALTTTLVPSISGALARGDRAAARAYSDKALATTILFSLPASAAFVSLPELWTRVLYGEESAAPLLVICGLSAPFIYLGQTLVGVLRGLGRPQVPVQSHLVGLALETALIWVWVARAELAIQGAALAAAAGYAVAYLVNQLDALQHLGTTLRARDFTAPLAAAVAAGLAARVAAAAAASL; this is encoded by the coding sequence GCCTCGCAAGCCGCGCCATCGGGTTCGTCTACTCCGCCGCGGTCATGCGCCTGGCCGGCGCGGAGGCGATCGGGCTGTTTCGCCTGGTCTGGCCGCTTTACGCCACGGCCTTCACGGTGGCCACCGCCGGCGTCCCGTACGCCATGGCCAAGCTCCTGGCCGAACGGGCGGCGCAGGACGAGGGCGATGAGTCTCCCCGCCGCATTGCCGTCCAGGGGCTCGTTCTGCTGATCCTGAACAGCCTGCTGATGGCCGCCGTCATGTGGTGGACGTCGCCGTGGCTGGTGGCGCGGGTGGGGGCCGAACCTCGGGCTGCACCCATCATCCGCCTGCTGGCGCCCGCCCTGCCCCTGGCGTGCCTCGCCGCGGGAGCCCGGGCGATGTTCGAAAGCACGCGCCGCATGGCCATCCCCGCAGCCTCACTGCTGGCAGAGCAGGTCGCCCTCTCCATCGCCGCTATCGGCCTCGTGGTGTATCTTTCGCCCCGGACCGCCGACGCGGCCGCCGTCGCTTCGGCGCTTGCGGGGGCCTCGGTGCTGGGTGAAGCGGTCGGGCTTCTGGCGCTGGCGCTGACAGTCGACAGGCTCTGGGCAGAGTGGGGCCACAGGCCCGCATCTCGGGCGCGGTTGAGGCATGTCCCCCGGCCAGGCGCCGGGTGGTGGCCCCGCTCCATCCTCGAGCTGGCGCTGCCGGTGGCCGCCGGCCGGATCCTTTCCTCCGTCGGCGGAAGCCTCAGCACCCTGCTTCTCCCCAACCGCCTGCAGGCGGCCGGGTTCACCGCATCCCAGGCCGCCGCCCAGATCGGGCTCCTGCGGGGGGTTGCCTTTCCCCTGGTGCTGATGCCCAACATGCTCAGCCTCGCGCTGACGACCACGCTGGTGCCGTCCATCTCCGGGGCGCTTGCGCGCGGGGACAGGGCCGCCGCCCGCGCGTACAGCGACAAGGCGCTGGCCACCACCATCCTCTTCTCCCTGCCGGCCAGCGCCGCGTTCGTGAGCCTGCCGGAACTGTGGACCCGCGTCCTGTACGGCGAGGAGTCCGCAGCACCCCTCCTTGTCATCTGCGGGCTGTCCGCACCGTTCATCTACCTGGGGCAGACGCTGGTGGGAGTGCTGCGGGGCCTGGGGCGGCCTCAGGTGCCCGTGCAGAGTCACCTGGTCGGCCTGGCGCTGGAGACGGCACTGATATGGGTTTGGGTGGCACGCGCCGAACTCGCCATTCAGGGGGCCGCGCTGGCTGCCGCCGCCGGCTACGCGGTGGCGTATCTGGTAAACCAGCTCGATGCGCTGCAGCATCTGGGAACGACGCTGAGGGCGCGTGACTTCACGGCGCCCCTGGCGGCTGCCGTGGCCGCCGGGCTCGCCGCGCGGGTGGCTGCCGCTGCCGCGGCGTCCCTG